The following nucleotide sequence is from Bactrocera oleae isolate idBacOlea1 chromosome 2, idBacOlea1, whole genome shotgun sequence.
GtagttatttgttgttgttagacaAATGATGAGATGAAATCCCACACCGATTGGCTGTAATATGACTAAGTTTTAACAATACCGTAGTTATTTCCCGATAccactatttaaaaaaacttaactttttGATGTCTATAGAAAATGAATTCAGATTCAGCgttatttaatttagaaaataggTGGCAGAGCTGTGCAAATAGATGTATACAgcttataaagtaaataaataataaatattgtctttatttaaatcatatatacaattttaagatacattttagaatatttgataataaaagttttatattcCATATTTTAGTAGCAACATTTCTACTTGTCCACATTAGTGTTACTTTAAGAGAAAGTGTCAGCATTACTGTGACATTGCCCACTTTTAAGTTGTACATTGATTAATGTTTCCTAATACCAAATTTTACAGATGCCGATGGTCCTACCGTTGTAGCTATAGCGTACCATGTTTTCTAGTCATGCTCATCTAAAACGACGTACACCTGAGGGAGGAATACCACGTCCTGATTACATTGAACATCTGGTAGAAGAATATCACACCACTACTAACATTGGTGAGACATATAGCTTAGAACGTTTCAAACAATTTACCTTAGAATTTCTAGAGGCTAAGGAACAGGTGACTGCTAATTTGGCTAATTTTGCTTATGATCCAATAAATTGGAAGTATATAAACGAATCTGGTGCCTTAGACGTATTTGAAGACTGCATGAAGAGTCCAAATGAACGTTTACAATTACATGCTATTGCCGGTTATTGTAACATATGCATAggtaataatactttttaaaaaattctaccAAAAACTAGACACAATTTTTATCTCTTAGATCCTgaagcatttaaatttattacaaatttcgagATCTTCGAGCAAATAAGGAAACTACTTGACTTAACAGAAGCAGCCGACATACAGCTTAATTGCATAGCTCTATTATATCAGCTACTCACGGCGGACTCCTGTACacaagaacaaaaaattttaattgccatACCCAGcttgctaaaaaaaattacacaactGCGAAACAAAAGCACAGATCAGAGAGTAAAGAATATCTCGGCATTGTTTTGTGAAGATTTTGGATCGCGTATAGAGGAGGTAGTCGATTTTAAAAATGTACTTGCAACTTTTAAAACGCTTTAATAGTCAAGTACCAACTAAATGCAGAGAGATTACTGTAGTCAAAAGGTTCAGTCAGGAAGAACTAGATCAATTTTCTACGCTTACCGCCGATTACAATCCTATACATTCTACAGACACATCAATAAACGAACGTAAAGTTCATGGTGCCTTCCTCAATGCCATTGTGGCTGGCATAATTGGCTCACAAATACCTGGGCCGGGTACTATTGTTTTAAGTCAAAAGTTTAAATTTCCCAATGCATGTCGTGTGGGTAAAGATGTAAATATTACTATTCGTTTGGTTAATGAACGCAAAATTGCTTTAGTAGAATATGAGTGTAAACAGGATGAAGGATTGGTTTTCATTGGCGAAGCTAAACTTCTAATAAAACAATGAtcaaaatataactaaaaatatctttattttaaaaagtaaacacAAGTACTCTATTTCTTCGCTCGCTTGCCTTCACCCTTCTTTGGTGCAGCTTTACCACGTAGCCGTCTCAAACGTTTCATTTCCTCTTTAAAATCTTCGTGCTCGTCACGGAATAAGCCATAAGCACGAAGATTTTTCATGAGAATATGTGTCTCTACATGTCGAGGATACCAGTTATTCAACGAATCTCGCTTATGCACCGGCTCCTCCGCGAACATGCGAACTACCTTCATCGACTTTTCATTGGTTGTACGCGCGACTTCACCAAAAATGCGATTGGAAAGGAAATTCATCCGGCGTGCATATTGTGTGCCCAACTTAATTAAATCGTTATATTTGTAGGACGACATCGTTGGCCACAAATCACGTTGTTaactttaaaatgaaaatattgtaaagaaaaatataatttattattgtagTATGTTAAGGTATTGTTGGTTATGTCATTTCAAATAGATATCAGCTGATCGATTACAGATTTGCAatgaattacaaataaaaacttaacatagaaattttttttatataaaaaattaatatgtatataatattacgtgctattgaatttataaaatagcatataaattatcatataatCCAGTCTATTATAATACTAATGTATGAGACTAACTCGGTAAACTGGTCATAGTCATTTTGAAAGTCTTGAGTATacgataatattttattataaagataaattccattattaaattaagtttagaatcgatgttttataattttattattgcatataCCAGAGATTATCACGTTCCAAGATTGTTCAGTTAATAATAACGcgtaatacaaaattaataagttaaattatggctatgaaaaattatatataagaactaatATGTTAGGCTTGAGGAATACCTTTTTCTTACAATAAATGTTTTCTGATATTTCTATACATATAAGATAGAGCACAACATTTAAAACGGTTCACACAGGTAACAAGCTTAAAAAGTCAGATCACAGATGTCGCCTTTCACATAGTACTGttcgtttgtaatttttgtaaacTGCAGCCTGCTTCTACAACTTCCCGAACGAATACTGCTCGATACTTTCTTTCTGACATCGTCGCTCAAACTGATAGGAAGCGTCGAAATATTTTCTGAGAAATGgtaagaattatttttttttttttatagattgtTAAGTTTATAAATGTGGTTAAGAAGTGTGAATAATTTGATGATTATATattccttaataaaaatttataagataaaaacaaattaacctGCAAAGTTATTTGCACACGTGGTTTTAAAtgtaatgaaacaaattgttcgtTTTTTAGGTTTTATATTAATCTaagttttctaattttatttttgttagtcTCATCGTAAATTCTCTGCACCTCGCCATGGTTCTATGGCATTCTACCCCAAGAAGCGGTCATGCCGCCATCGTGGTAAGGTTAAGGCCTTCCCCAAGGATGACGCCAGTAAACCAGTCCATTTAACATGCTTCATTGGTTACAAAGCTGGTATGACCCACATTGTTCGTGAAGCGGACCGTCCTGGATCCAGtaagtttaaaactatttttaacacGCCTTTATTTTCTATGATgataaaaagttaataatttatGGTTAGAACACAAATGATATCCATGATTATAATATAACTAGGGCGGACTGATTTATCTACCATAATTGTATTAAGGAAATTTGATGAGCACGTGTTTTTAATGTTTCTATTTTTCTACTTCCAGAGATCAATAAGAAGGAGGTTGTTGAAGCCGTAACTGTTTTGGAAACTCCACCAATGATAGTTGTCGGAGCTGTAGGTTACATTGAAACTCCATATGGTCTTCGTGCTCTAGTCAATGTATGGGCACAACATTTATCGGAAGAGTGCCGTCGTCGTTTCTACAAGAACTGGTATGTTAAGCTTCATTACAACCTCAAAATGTGTTTTTTAAGTGGAATTAGATTACTTGATAAACATGTGTTGATTTCTTTTGCTTAAAATGATGATAGATGGTAACTGACTTTTTTGAAGATACAATATTATACCATCCCTGCCTGCCTTCCTTCTGATCAAAGTTTAAAGAAATCAACATTGTTTAACTGTCTTTCAATATTTGTTTGCTGTATataagaatattactaaaaagataatttaaatttaaagttctTGGATCAGCTTGCTGAGAGAGCTTTTAAAATCTGTACAAGTCGTGTGAGCGCCATATTGTTTACCGAAAATTCAGTTCGTTTTTTGGTATTCTGATATGTGAAATTTCGTGAGCACGGCATGGAAGAATCGATCTCCGCTCGCCTTTCATTGCGATGAGGTCGGcttccttttttgttttcttttttatgtcAGTCAAATTCTCAATAGCAAAGAAGTTGAGTGTTGCGCCCACCCAATGGAGCTGAAAGCAAACTCCCTGGCTGCAAATTTGTTCCACTAAACGCACTCAATTGCGCTATCCGTTATAACTgcatagatatatgtatttgatgaATGCAATCTGCCTCGATTCAGGTACAAATCAAAGAAGAAGGCTTTCACCAAAGCCAGCAAAAAATGGGAAGTTGACTTGGGCAAGAAGAGCATTGAAAACGACTTCCGCAAGATGCTCCGTTACTGCAAGGTCATTCGCGTTATTGCTCATTCACAGGTAATTATGAAACAAATTTAatcatattcataaaatatgCGACGTCCTTGGTACACGGCGTCGGATGCACACTGCAGTCTTCGGATGAATGAGTGCATCTGATGTAGGGTTCCTAAAAGGCGGTCTTGCTGTGATGTTCAATGCATAGTTATATAACCGCAACGTCGAAGAAAAAATTGCCCTTGGCGATCCTTGATATATTCCACTAACTGTACATAGCCGCTTAGGCGATAACCGCACAGTTAAACCATATCACGGACATTActaattcaaattatttaacacttacatatgtacattcttaCACTATACctcttttcaatttcaatgtTACACTTTTCTACTTCAATTAGATCCGTTTGATCAAACAACGCCAAAAGAAGGCGCATATCATGGAAATCCAATTGAACGGTGGTTCTATCGAAGATAAGGTTAAATGGGTTCGCGAGAACTTGGAGAAACCTGTGCAGGTCAGCAATGTCTTCGGACAGGATGAGATGATTGATTGCGTTGGTGTTACCAAAGGTAAAGGTTTCAAGGGTGTCACTGCTCGTTGGCACACCAAGAAATTGCCACGCAAGACGCACAAGGGTCTGCGTAAGGTTGCTTGTATTGGAGCCTGGCATCCATCTCGTGTGTCCTTCACCGTCGCACGTGCCGGTCAAAAGGGCTACCATCACCGTACCGAAATCAACAAGAAGATCTACCGCATCGGTGCCGGAATCCACACCAAGGATGGCAAGGTAGGgcaaaattgctattataatCTCAATTTTATTAGATTGCTTTGATGATAAACTCATAAAGTTCCGACAtcaaacaaaactttttattgaTACCAAAATGATAATCAAATGATAGGACTGATTGCATAACCCGTAGACATGTATGAatgtgaataatttaaaaatattactaattaAATGTAATTTCCGAACATTACAGGTCATCAAGAATAACGCCTCCACCGAGTACGATTTGACCGACAAGAGCATTACACCTATGGGTGGTTTCCCCCATTATGGTGAGGTCACCAATGACTTCGTCATGCTCAAGGGTTGTTGCATTGGCTCCAAGAAGCGTGTGCTCACACTCCGCAAATCTTTGTTGAAACACACCAAACGCTCTGCTTTGGAACAAATCAAACTCAAGTTCATCGACACATCGTCAAAGATGGGTCATGGTCGTTTCCAGACACCAGCCGACAAATTGGCATTCATGGGTCCACTCAAGAAGGATCGCATCAAGGAGGAGGTTGCCGCCGCTGGCGCTGCCACTACATCGGCCACCgcataaatgtaaatttatgtttgttaattatattaacactTAATTACCACATTGATTgtggtaaaaataaaataaatagtaaaaaccaaaaattttcctTCAAATTTATTGAGCAATAGTGCAATGATGATGGCGTAAGTAATCTTTAGCGGGTTATTTAAAttggataaaaaaataaatagaataatcAGCAAGTTCCTAACACAAATAATACACATAGTGTCGACtgatattgtatatgtattgctTGATTTGTACAGCATTATCGCGCATTGTTGCTAGGGTCGTCTCGGCTCTAGTAATTTTTAGCATGCGTCATCGTGAcaactgaatttttaataaGCGGTGGTATGTTTACTTTTTCAGTGTCCAGTACTTCGTGTAGTGAATACAAATCTCTTAACACCGATAAATTCaatttgaaatactttttaatattggTAATACCCACAACTGACTTGATTTTTACAACAAATGTGTTGTTCCAAATTGTCAAATGTATTTCTGACATAAGGGTTAGTTTTCATTTCAAGTGCAGCTTAAAACTTGGGAGATCCTCGCATTGAGATGAGTAGAACAGATTTTAGAAAaagattaaaaactatttactatttgttatttatcgaaaattcttaaaatatacgTCTACATATTATATGAAGCCAACAAAAGTGTTAGGGCTGGCTAATGGAAATACCaagattttttttcgatatagGTGTAGAAAATACTGTAGGTGTTTTtaccgttgttgttgctgtatcgTGGGTATTTAGCTACCCTTAATATGCGACAGTAAGCAATATGTCACATTCTACCCATTAGCATCTACATGCTTATATGACGGTAAAAACTCTTCAGTTATCAATTATTACAtcttttattgtttaatttttattaaatttaacttaaataatCATACATAAAAGTAAGCGTTTGCTTATTTATAATATCGTTTAacgaaaaatttttgtttcttgtatttttttttataaatagtttatttCAGCATTACAAAACTACAATATTAGCTATTTAGCATCTCTGTTCagtaaacttttatatttattagtttgCATATCACAGGCAATGTAATGCCGTCATTATTCCTAAGTAAAGTGATTTTATCATAtccaacaacatttttattcttAACCTGTAGTAATTATCATTATCGTAAATATCATTTAGCTAAAaattatgtatgaaaatatttagtatgtatgttatgtaacTGTTATAGTATGAGAGTCCCAGCTCTCAACCAGGTTTTCAGTTTGGTAAGAATTTGCAGCAAATCCTTGatgcacacattttgcttgccattgtgaatacatgtacatatatgtaaaaagagttgttttatttttattgagacTGTTTTGTACTAGAATAAAAAAATGAgagaaataaaaacataaaattaaaagaaaatttaacaaaGGGTAAAAATTTGATGAATATATAAATCTGTTACATATTAACTAAGTTGCGTTAATTGATTGGCAATTTGTCATATTTATGAACATATGCATGTAATCTGACAAAGTGTACATATTGATAAATATTACTTGTGCTCAGCTAAGATAACAAGCAATTGTACAcatgtatttgtttgtatgtgtatgattACATTAATCTCTTAATTACAGTTCCTAAATATCATAATCAACAATTGGCATTACTTGTCTTTGGgtgttttgttaaataaatattcgttGGCCATGCTATAGCCGAGACCCAACGTCAGCGCACCGACAACGGTTCCCTGCGCCGCAACACGAAGTTGCATTAAGAAAACACTGGTGCTCATTGTGCCCCGGTTCTTATATTTATAAGCACCAATAATGCCAGCCGCTACGAAACCAGCCAAACCTGCAAATATAAATTCATGGAAAACAATTGTtaatcataaataaatgtaataatatgatTTAATTGATAAACACAACGTTCGCTTGTgtgtggcaaaaaaaaaacaagagagaaaaaaacaataacagctGTGAAGATAAACAAGTTTTCAAATGCAATAAAGCTTGCGATTTCGTGGAAATTTTCATTGCTGTTTTTCGCATTCTTGTGTAAATTATGAtacgttaataaaaaaaaatagaacatAGTACATACGTAAGTCATTTTGCAACTCGCACACTCCACAAGCTATTTGAGGTAGGGAGGAGGGACTCAATTTTGTCTACACGTGCactttaaaaacaaatgatTTTTCGAAAAAGTCGCAGCGAGGAAATTACTTtgcattttacttttatatgcTCACCTCaaataaaaaccaattttaattttatagagAAAACTACTAAGAGAAAGTAATCGAAATATCCAATTATTTGTGCTCACAAACATTTAATTgatacaaattaatttacacacacatagctTAATAATTTCATCAGATTGTAGTTTCCGCTTTTTCACTACACTTCAAACTTACACAGCTATAGGTATATTCTATATGTCCTCTATAAAAATAATGATCatgtggcaaaaaaaaattgggaaTAATTTTACTTCCGTGGAGATTTTTATTATGAACCTGTTGTACTGTGATCtattcacatattatattaaaaatacaggAGTTCCCTATGGAGGtgtatattgaataatataGACTTATTAAAAACCCATGTGAATTTCTCATCATTTGAGCACTAGCTGCCTGCGTGCATGCCAACGCAaaagaaaagcgaaaaaaacGGACAACTTAGGTAAAATTCGCACAGCAACAATTGCAAATTTTTacagattaaataaaaatgatttaaatcCACCCAATTATCGTCTTTATAAGTGCATATTGAAAAGCTATGCACTTTTAtcgaaaattgaaatatattaatactcATTATTGCGCGAGCAAGAGTATTACATCATCATTAtgaatttcttcaaaattagcAGTCGATTAGTAAAACGTTGACTTTGGTGAGCATATACTTTGGAGGATGACCAATATAGTTTTGAACGTTAGATATCAacacttataaaaaataaaattatttaaacgcaAGACCTCGTCTGCAGCTATCGCATTTTGAGAGTCGTTAGTCAGTGCATGTTCAGAGTGGCGCGCAGGAAATAAGAGCacattattttgtttgaaagtttttacaaattaaatagtaaatacATTTAGTATGTATTTcctaaaatatatagtaatatacacacgcaattcattatattattgttgtgttgtgt
It contains:
- the RpL3 gene encoding large ribosomal subunit protein uL3 isoform X2, yielding MSHRKFSAPRHGSMAFYPKKRSCRHRGKVKAFPKDDASKPVHLTCFIGYKAGMTHIVREADRPGSKINKKEVVEAVTVLETPPMIVVGAVGYIETPYGLRALVNVWAQHLSEECRRRFYKNCSWISLLRELLKSVQVV
- the LOC106619220 gene encoding HIG1 domain family member 1A, mitochondrial, translated to MSSKSYFENSHDESEGGKLSRKIKDSPFMIIGLAGFVAAGIIGAYKYKNRGTMSTSVFLMQLRVAAQGTVVGALTLGLGYSMANEYLFNKTPKDNTKQSQ
- the mRpS33 gene encoding small ribosomal subunit protein mS33, coding for MSSYKYNDLIKLGTQYARRMNFLSNRIFGEVARTTNEKSMKVVRMFAEEPVHKRDSLNNWYPRHVETHILMKNLRAYGLFRDEHEDFKEEMKRLRRLRGKAAPKKGEGKRAKK
- the RpL3 gene encoding large ribosomal subunit protein uL3 isoform X1, which translates into the protein MSHRKFSAPRHGSMAFYPKKRSCRHRGKVKAFPKDDASKPVHLTCFIGYKAGMTHIVREADRPGSKINKKEVVEAVTVLETPPMIVVGAVGYIETPYGLRALVNVWAQHLSEECRRRFYKNWYKSKKKAFTKASKKWEVDLGKKSIENDFRKMLRYCKVIRVIAHSQIRLIKQRQKKAHIMEIQLNGGSIEDKVKWVRENLEKPVQVSNVFGQDEMIDCVGVTKGKGFKGVTARWHTKKLPRKTHKGLRKVACIGAWHPSRVSFTVARAGQKGYHHRTEINKKIYRIGAGIHTKDGKVIKNNASTEYDLTDKSITPMGGFPHYGEVTNDFVMLKGCCIGSKKRVLTLRKSLLKHTKRSALEQIKLKFIDTSSKMGHGRFQTPADKLAFMGPLKKDRIKEEVAAAGAATTSATA
- the LOC106619224 gene encoding LOW QUALITY PROTEIN: uncharacterized protein (The sequence of the model RefSeq protein was modified relative to this genomic sequence to represent the inferred CDS: deleted 1 base in 1 codon), translating into MFSSHAHLKRRTPEGGIPRPDYIEHLVEEYHTTTNIEAKEQVTANLANFAYDPINWKYINESGALDVFEDCMKSPNERLQLHAIAGYCNICIDPEAFKFITNFEIFEQIRKLLDLTEAADIQLNCIALLYQLLTADSCTQEQKILIAIPSLLKKITQLRNKSTDQRVKNISALFCEDFGSRIEEVVDFKNVLATFKTFNSQVPTKCREITVVKRFSQEELDQFSTLTADYNPIHSTDTSINERKVHGAFLNAIVAGIIGSQIPGPGTIVLSQKFKFPNACRVGKDVNITIRLVNERKIALVEYECKQDEGLVFIGEAKLLIKQ